The segment TCCTCAGAAGAAAACCGATCCTCTTGAAACAGATCCGATGCTGGAAGGGGCTTGTTTTGTCGGCGATCCCACTGAGACTCTCCCTGATTCCGACTGGCCGGAAGAATTAAGATGATTTTACTTGATACACATACGGCTGTGTGGCTGGCTTCCGATCAGAGCAAGTTGTCTGTGGATGCGAAAAAAGCACTATCCCTCCATGCGGATAATTTGCATATATCCGTCGTTTCAGCCTGGGAAATATCGATGCTTTACAGGAGAAACAGGCTTCGTTTGCCAATTGAACCTGAGATGTATCTGGATCGCATGATAAAACAGCATGCATTAAATGAAGTTCCTTTGTCTCGCCATATTGCACAATTATCCGTACGTTTGCCGGAAATTCACAACGATCCTTTTGACAGAATCCTCATTGCCATGTGTCAGGCCAATGAATGGACCTTGATATCCAAAGACAGTGTGATTGTTAAATATCCTGATATCCGTGTTGTCTGGTAGAATTCCGCAGAACAGGTCTTGAAGCCGCGGTTCAGGATGGGATCAATGCATCCTGAACTGCTTGATGAAATACAGATGGGTAGCAGGGTCTGACCCCGCGGCTCCGAAGATTGCCGGGCCTGGGAGGATTTTCAGGCCAAACTGGCAAAGCTGAGGGAGCTTTCGCCCGTGACCTTCATCTGCATGCACGGCAGCCCCCTGTCCCGCATCAACAACCTGGACCTGTGGCAGACCCGTGATTACAAGGCCCTGGGCATTGTGGGCGAACCCTACCTGGATGTGGATTTTACACAGGTGTTTTACCTGACCGATACCGGGCGAAGGTGGAACCATGCCGGGGCCAGCATCCGGGACCGGGTGGATTCCGGGTTTGATATCCGGGTGAACAGCACCGGGCATTTGATGGAGCTGGCCCGGGAGGGGCGGCTGCCGGATCGGGTGATGATCAATACGCATCCCCAGCGGTGGGAGGATCGCGTGGTGCCTTGGGTGAAGGAGCTGGTGTGGCAGAATGTGAAGAACGGGGTGAAATGGGGTGGGGTCAGGCTTGGCTTGTTGGCTTATTGAGACTTTGAGAGTCATCAAATCGATGGCGTTACCGTCAAGGTTTACAGACCGGAAAAAACACTGGCAGACTGTTTTAAGTATGAAATTTGGAGGGCAGATTAAGCAGCGGCGTTCTTATGGAAACACAACTTGTTGAGCATAAAAAATCATTTGGCAAAGAGGTGATTATTTCTCTTGTGGCCCTTGCCAACACCGATGGTGGGTCCGTGATTGTTGGTGTTGATGATGACGGCAACCCCTGTGGTTTGGAGGTTGGCCCCGAAACGGTCCAACGCTGCTTGAACGAGATCAAGGTTGCCACCTATCCCCAGCTTGTACCCAAGGCCCGGGTTGCGCAAAAAGATGGCAGACAAATTGTGATTTTTGAAATTCCCGAGTTTCCGGTCAAGCCGGTTGCATACAAAGGTCGTTATTATAAGCGGGTACATAACAGCAACCATCTTTTGTCCCTGGATGAAATAGTGGACTTACAGCAGCAGGCCTTGTCTCTATCCTTCGATGCCTATCCTTCACAGGTTTCCCTGGCCGATCTGGATACTGAGCTGATACAGCGGTTTTTCAACCGAGTGAATAGCAGGGGGAGAGTCGCCCTTGCCGATGATCCGCAGACCAATCTTGTTAAACTGAAATTCATTCGAGATGGGAAAATCACCTTTGCTGCGGAGTTGCTCTTCGGGGTGCCGGACTGTGCCATCCGCATCGGCCGTTTCAAGTCGGAAGCGACTATTATTGATGATAATGTCGTCCGGGGCCCATTGCTGTCGGCCGTCGAGGAGGCGCTGACGTTTATCAAGAAACATGTCAATCTTTCCTATCACTTTGATGGCAGCCTTGAGCGCAGGGAGCGCTGGCAGTATCCCATGGAAGCACTTCGGGAGCTTTTGCTGAATGCTGTGGTGCACCGGGATTACAAGAGCCCTTCCGATATTGTGATCAAAGTTTTCGATGACCGCATTGTTTTTACTAATCCGGGAAAGCTCTATGGCAAGTTGCGGATCGAGGATTTGCAGCGCAATGACTATGTGTCCTCTATAAGGAATCGACTGCTGGCCGAAGCCTTTTTTCTGATGGGTGATATCGAGCGCTATGGCACGGGATTTGTGCGCATTCGGGAGGCGTTGAGTTCTTACACGGAAATTGGGTTCAAGATTGAGGAGATCGGAGATTTTTTTAAGGCTGAGCTGTTTCAGATTGGATCGACGACCTCTCCGATTACCCCCCATGATACCCCCCATGTTACCCCTCATGTTACCCC is part of the Desulfotignum phosphitoxidans DSM 13687 genome and harbors:
- a CDS encoding type II toxin-antitoxin system VapC family toxin — encoded protein: MILLDTHTAVWLASDQSKLSVDAKKALSLHADNLHISVVSAWEISMLYRRNRLRLPIEPEMYLDRMIKQHALNEVPLSRHIAQLSVRLPEIHNDPFDRILIAMCQANEWTLISKDSVIVKYPDIRVVW
- a CDS encoding ATP-binding protein; its protein translation is METQLVEHKKSFGKEVIISLVALANTDGGSVIVGVDDDGNPCGLEVGPETVQRCLNEIKVATYPQLVPKARVAQKDGRQIVIFEIPEFPVKPVAYKGRYYKRVHNSNHLLSLDEIVDLQQQALSLSFDAYPSQVSLADLDTELIQRFFNRVNSRGRVALADDPQTNLVKLKFIRDGKITFAAELLFGVPDCAIRIGRFKSEATIIDDNVVRGPLLSAVEEALTFIKKHVNLSYHFDGSLERRERWQYPMEALRELLLNAVVHRDYKSPSDIVIKVFDDRIVFTNPGKLYGKLRIEDLQRNDYVSSIRNRLLAEAFFLMGDIERYGTGFVRIREALSSYTEIGFKIEEIGDFFKAELFQIGSTTSPITPHDTPHVTPHVTPHVEKLLLCCEKPAGREQLQEELGIRDRKYFYKTFLKPALKTGLLALTIPEKPRSKLQKYQLTEAGRRWLAARG